From Microbacterium invictum, the proteins below share one genomic window:
- a CDS encoding nuclear transport factor 2 family protein, whose translation MSRTRSWLDGYITAWKSKNPDDVRAIFTDDAEYLFRPDDPEPARGIDAIVAAWVEPEPSEPEYELDVLIEDDRLGIITGRVEYPGHETYSNLWEVHFADDGRAQKFVEWYMTPRKRAASPQ comes from the coding sequence ATGAGCAGAACACGCAGCTGGCTCGACGGCTACATCACCGCATGGAAGTCGAAGAACCCCGACGACGTCCGGGCGATCTTCACCGACGACGCGGAATACCTGTTCCGGCCCGACGACCCGGAACCCGCACGCGGCATCGACGCGATCGTCGCGGCGTGGGTCGAGCCCGAGCCCTCAGAGCCGGAGTACGAACTCGACGTGCTGATCGAAGACGACCGGCTCGGCATCATCACGGGCCGCGTCGAGTACCCCGGTCACGAGACGTACAGCAATCTCTGGGAGGTCCACTTCGCCGACGACGGGCGCGCGCAGAAGTTCGTCGAGTGGTACATGACGCCACGAAAGCGGGCGGCCTCACCGCAGTGA
- a CDS encoding ribokinase gives MATARVLVFGSINADTTLRVERIPLVGETVVAHDVQYASGGKGANQAYAAACTRPGVAVLMAGAIGDDARGAQMRDELAAAGVDVSLIREVDGPSGTALITVDADGGNVIVVAPGANHRWETRPEVPVTAGDVVVLQLELPLDIVEHVARTAHAAGARVVLNAAPATPGAERLLPLVDCLVVNEPEATALLAQVDVELPVLGARLDLDIVITRGADGASVLRRGDAEVRLPAFPAEAVDTVGAGDAFVGALAAALAAGDDLLAAARRGAAAGALTVSVAGARHPQLSGDLVDDRLNQR, from the coding sequence ATGGCAACAGCGCGCGTCCTCGTCTTCGGGTCGATCAACGCCGACACGACTCTGCGCGTGGAGCGCATCCCCCTCGTCGGCGAGACCGTCGTCGCGCACGACGTCCAGTACGCGTCGGGTGGGAAGGGAGCCAACCAGGCGTACGCGGCCGCGTGCACCCGGCCCGGCGTGGCGGTGCTCATGGCCGGTGCGATCGGCGACGACGCGCGCGGTGCGCAGATGCGCGATGAGCTCGCGGCGGCCGGTGTCGACGTCTCGCTGATCCGCGAGGTGGACGGCCCGTCGGGAACGGCGCTGATCACCGTGGATGCAGACGGCGGCAACGTCATCGTCGTCGCGCCCGGCGCGAACCACCGCTGGGAGACCCGGCCCGAGGTGCCGGTCACCGCAGGTGACGTCGTCGTGCTGCAACTCGAACTGCCCTTGGACATCGTCGAGCACGTCGCGCGGACGGCTCACGCAGCGGGCGCACGGGTCGTGCTCAACGCCGCCCCCGCCACTCCCGGAGCCGAGCGGCTGCTGCCCCTCGTCGACTGCCTCGTCGTCAACGAGCCCGAGGCGACGGCACTCCTCGCCCAGGTGGACGTGGAACTGCCGGTCCTCGGCGCGCGCCTCGACCTCGACATCGTCATCACGCGGGGCGCCGACGGCGCCTCGGTGCTCCGTCGCGGAGACGCCGAGGTCCGTCTCCCGGCGTTCCCGGCCGAAGCGGTCGACACAGTCGGCGCCGGTGACGCGTTCGTCGGCGCGCTCGCTGCAGCCCTCGCCGCCGGCGACGACCTGCTGGCAGCCGCGCGGCGTGGGGCGGCGGCCGGGGCGCTCACCGTCTCGGTGGCCGGAGCCCGGCATCCACAGCTCTCGGGCGACCTCGTCGACGACCGGCTGAACCAGCGCTGA
- a CDS encoding SDR family oxidoreductase, whose protein sequence is MARILIFGGHGKVALQLAPLLVERGVHVTSVIRNPDHEADVAATGAVPLVADVEVFDTEQLTNLVSANDAIVWTAGAGGGDPERTYAVDRDAAIRSMDAAVAADVRRYVMVSYFGARTDHGVAPDNSFFAYAEAKAAADEHLRTSGLDFTILGPSSLTLDGPTGRIDTTATTSASVARADVAAVIDAVLADDSTIGRTIRFNSGDVPIAEAVRR, encoded by the coding sequence ATGGCCCGCATTCTGATCTTCGGAGGACACGGAAAAGTCGCCCTCCAGCTCGCGCCGCTGCTCGTCGAGCGGGGTGTGCACGTCACGAGCGTGATCCGCAATCCCGATCACGAGGCCGATGTCGCCGCGACCGGGGCTGTCCCGCTGGTCGCCGACGTCGAGGTGTTCGACACCGAGCAGCTGACCAACCTCGTCAGCGCCAACGACGCCATCGTGTGGACCGCGGGCGCCGGCGGCGGCGACCCCGAGCGGACGTATGCCGTCGACCGCGACGCCGCGATCCGGTCGATGGATGCCGCGGTCGCCGCCGACGTGCGACGCTACGTGATGGTGTCGTACTTCGGGGCGCGCACCGACCACGGCGTCGCGCCGGACAACTCGTTCTTCGCGTATGCCGAGGCCAAGGCCGCCGCCGACGAGCACCTGCGCACCAGCGGCCTGGATTTCACGATCCTGGGGCCCAGCAGCCTCACCCTCGACGGGCCCACTGGGCGCATCGACACCACGGCCACGACGTCGGCGTCGGTGGCGCGTGCCGACGTCGCCGCGGTGATCGACGCGGTGCTGGCCGACGACTCGACGATCGGCCGCACGATCCGGTTCAACTCCGGCGATGTTCCGATCGCGGAGGCCGTCCGGCGCTGA
- a CDS encoding lactonase family protein, whose protein sequence is MTDSTLALVANSGDGTISTFRLTDGALERIAVTEGLTGCSNFAIDRSRNLVHAAVKGAGAGEAPGILTLSLDRETGALTVADRLDLPAGGMNYLALTHDGAGLLGASYGGGYGISAPIVDGVVGAPVSQIEFPNLHSVLPSADGRFAYFVSLGADLVAQYAVADDMRLTPLDPETVAAPAGSGPRHLVLNEAQDAVYVLTEFSADVLHYARDTATGTLTLRGSAPAHDPSKGLGHSEFGADPRANHFIWGADLHWGDDGRRLWASERTESTLGAVAVAADGSLTAPDTFTVTEPQPRGFALSPDGAWLIAAGEQSTTVSLYAVDGSRLELRRQAETGRGANWVRFA, encoded by the coding sequence ATGACCGACTCGACACTCGCCCTCGTCGCCAACTCGGGCGACGGGACCATCAGCACCTTCCGACTCACCGACGGCGCGCTGGAGCGCATCGCCGTGACCGAAGGCCTCACCGGGTGCTCGAACTTCGCGATCGACCGCTCACGCAACCTGGTCCACGCCGCGGTGAAAGGCGCCGGCGCGGGCGAAGCCCCCGGCATCCTGACACTCTCCCTCGACCGCGAGACCGGCGCGCTCACCGTGGCAGACCGGCTCGACCTCCCCGCCGGCGGCATGAACTACCTCGCCCTCACCCACGACGGCGCCGGCCTGCTCGGCGCGTCGTACGGGGGCGGCTACGGCATCAGCGCACCGATCGTCGACGGCGTGGTGGGGGCACCGGTGTCGCAGATCGAGTTCCCGAACCTGCACTCGGTGCTGCCGAGCGCGGACGGGCGGTTCGCCTACTTCGTCTCGCTCGGTGCGGACCTCGTCGCCCAGTACGCCGTCGCCGACGACATGCGCCTCACTCCGCTCGACCCCGAGACCGTGGCCGCGCCGGCCGGCAGCGGACCCCGCCACCTCGTGCTGAACGAGGCGCAGGACGCCGTGTACGTCCTCACCGAGTTCTCGGCGGACGTGCTGCACTACGCGCGCGACACCGCCACCGGCACGCTCACCCTGCGCGGCTCCGCCCCCGCCCACGACCCGTCGAAGGGCCTCGGGCACAGCGAGTTCGGGGCCGACCCCCGCGCGAACCACTTCATCTGGGGCGCGGACCTGCACTGGGGCGACGACGGACGCCGGCTGTGGGCGTCGGAGCGCACCGAGAGCACTCTCGGGGCCGTCGCGGTCGCCGCGGACGGTTCGCTCACGGCCCCCGACACGTTCACCGTCACCGAGCCGCAGCCGCGCGGGTTCGCGCTCAGCCCCGACGGCGCCTGGCTGATCGCGGCGGGCGAGCAGTCGACGACCGTCTCGCTGTACGCCGTGGACGGTAGCCGGCTCGAGCTGCGCCGGCAGGCCGAGACCGGCCGCGGTGCCAACTGGGTCCGGTTCGCCTGA
- a CDS encoding OsmC family protein, whose translation MTLLTASALTDITADERAARLTGAGAAWSDRIDADRTASHLTFRAEGIGEGSVATRVRAGRHEFFVDEPAVLAGDDVAASPVEYALGALIGCQVVVYRLYAQVLGIPFDDIRITAEGDLDAARLLGKDPAVRAGFTAVRLHIELSGPESAERYDELRAAVDANCPVLDLFTSPTPVETVVVKA comes from the coding sequence ATGACCCTTCTCACGGCCTCTGCCCTGACCGACATCACCGCCGACGAGCGAGCCGCGCGCCTCACCGGCGCGGGAGCGGCCTGGAGCGATCGGATCGATGCGGACCGGACGGCCTCGCACCTCACCTTCCGCGCCGAGGGGATCGGAGAAGGCTCGGTCGCGACGCGCGTGCGGGCAGGGCGGCACGAGTTCTTCGTGGACGAGCCGGCGGTGCTCGCCGGCGATGATGTCGCCGCGAGCCCCGTCGAGTACGCGCTGGGCGCCCTGATCGGATGCCAGGTGGTGGTGTACCGGCTCTATGCGCAGGTCCTGGGCATCCCGTTCGACGACATCCGCATCACCGCCGAGGGCGACCTCGACGCCGCACGACTGCTCGGCAAGGACCCGGCGGTGCGCGCGGGATTCACCGCGGTGCGGCTGCACATCGAGCTGTCCGGCCCCGAGAGCGCGGAGCGCTACGACGAGCTGCGCGCCGCCGTCGACGCGAACTGCCCGGTGCTCGACCTGTTCACCAGCCCCACGCCCGTGGAGACCGTGGTCGTCAAGGCCTGA
- a CDS encoding isocitrate lyase/PEP mutase family protein, translating into MTTQAQRAQTLSALHAAPEILRVVNVWDVVSAKAVIALPETKAIATAGHSIAATFGYPDGENIPLELVLDMVGRIVEVAGDLPVTADLDAGFGDAGETVRRAIGVGVVGANVEDRLKPLADSVAAVEAIVRAGESEGVPFALNARTDAFVRAGDRPVEQSIADAIERGRAYLDAGADVVFVPGVLNADVTRQLVEGIGQRKVSVIGLPGALSAAEYEALGVARISYGPTTQRVALTALQDVAKSLYADGVIPEGTRALN; encoded by the coding sequence ATGACCACTCAGGCACAGCGAGCCCAGACCCTGTCCGCCCTGCACGCCGCGCCGGAGATCCTCCGGGTCGTCAACGTGTGGGATGTCGTATCGGCGAAGGCGGTCATCGCCCTGCCGGAGACGAAGGCGATCGCCACCGCCGGGCACTCGATCGCCGCGACGTTCGGGTATCCGGATGGCGAGAACATTCCCCTCGAACTCGTGCTCGACATGGTCGGACGCATCGTGGAGGTCGCCGGTGATCTGCCCGTCACCGCCGATCTGGATGCCGGATTCGGCGACGCCGGCGAGACCGTGCGCCGCGCGATCGGTGTCGGCGTCGTGGGTGCGAACGTCGAAGACCGGCTGAAGCCGCTGGCCGACTCCGTCGCCGCGGTCGAGGCGATCGTGCGTGCGGGGGAGTCTGAGGGCGTGCCGTTCGCGCTGAACGCGCGGACGGATGCGTTCGTGCGTGCCGGCGACCGGCCCGTCGAGCAGTCCATCGCCGATGCGATCGAGCGCGGGCGCGCCTACCTCGATGCGGGTGCGGACGTCGTGTTCGTCCCCGGGGTCCTGAACGCCGACGTCACCCGTCAGCTCGTCGAGGGCATCGGCCAGCGCAAGGTGAGCGTGATCGGCTTGCCCGGTGCTTTGAGCGCCGCGGAGTACGAGGCACTGGGCGTCGCGCGGATCTCCTACGGGCCGACGACGCAGCGCGTCGCCCTGACCGCGCTGCAGGATGTGGCGAAGAGCCTGTATGCCGACGGTGTGATCCCCGAGGGCACGCGCGCGCTGAACTGA
- a CDS encoding DNA glycosylase AlkZ-like family protein yields the protein MHRLTRDQARRIAVRAQLLDADRPGDVVEVAEQIGPIKIDPTAVIAPSQLTVPWSRIGWSFEAAQLTKAVEDDRLLFEHAGRFYPGTWLPFVRARLGRGLLYRSTISWLDANARFRKDVLARVEADGPILASEIDDTSQVAADSDSGWRSSNQVPRMLEVLELTGEVAVVGRVGRLRRWDLAERAHPDVPRIDVEEAERMLSRRRLQCYGIARSTSAYAGVGQAGEPAEVEGSEWKWRVDPEAIAALDDDPGGRVAILNPYDRMLYDRPRLSELFEFDFVSEQFKPKAQRVFGYFAHPILIGDRFMGQLDAALDKKRETLVVSAIHEMFPFDEEEREMVHAEIRDLGEWLGVEVTGLR from the coding sequence ATGCACCGGTTGACCAGAGACCAGGCGCGCCGCATCGCTGTGCGTGCGCAGCTGCTCGATGCCGACCGGCCGGGCGACGTCGTCGAAGTCGCCGAGCAGATCGGGCCCATCAAGATCGACCCGACCGCGGTCATCGCTCCGTCGCAGCTCACGGTGCCGTGGAGCCGCATCGGGTGGTCGTTCGAGGCGGCGCAGCTCACCAAGGCGGTCGAAGACGACCGGCTGCTGTTCGAGCACGCCGGGCGCTTCTATCCGGGCACCTGGCTGCCGTTCGTGCGCGCCCGCCTCGGGCGTGGGCTCCTGTACCGGAGCACCATCTCGTGGCTCGACGCCAACGCACGCTTCCGCAAGGACGTGCTGGCGCGGGTGGAGGCCGACGGCCCGATTCTGGCGTCCGAGATCGATGACACGAGTCAGGTGGCAGCCGATAGCGACAGCGGCTGGCGCAGTTCGAACCAGGTTCCGCGCATGCTCGAAGTGCTCGAGCTCACCGGTGAGGTCGCCGTCGTCGGCCGCGTCGGCCGGCTGCGCCGGTGGGACCTGGCCGAACGGGCGCACCCCGATGTCCCGCGCATCGATGTCGAAGAAGCCGAGCGCATGCTGTCGAGGCGCCGGCTGCAGTGCTACGGCATCGCACGATCCACCTCCGCCTATGCCGGGGTGGGCCAGGCGGGAGAGCCGGCCGAGGTCGAGGGGAGCGAGTGGAAGTGGCGGGTGGACCCCGAGGCGATCGCCGCGCTCGACGACGACCCGGGCGGGCGCGTGGCGATTCTGAACCCCTATGACCGGATGCTGTACGACCGGCCGCGCCTGAGCGAGCTGTTCGAGTTCGACTTCGTGTCCGAGCAGTTCAAGCCCAAGGCGCAGCGGGTGTTCGGGTACTTCGCGCACCCGATCCTGATCGGCGACCGGTTCATGGGGCAGCTCGATGCCGCGCTGGACAAGAAGAGGGAGACGCTCGTGGTCTCCGCGATCCACGAGATGTTCCCCTTCGACGAAGAGGAACGCGAGATGGTCCACGCCGAGATCCGCGATCTCGGCGAGTGGCTCGGCGTCGAAGTCACCGGCCTGCGCTGA
- a CDS encoding NAD(P)-binding domain-containing protein has translation MNSRPRPVDVVVIGAGQAGLSAAYHLRRRGVAPASASLGHDNHRTFVVLDANPAAGGAWQHRWESLRMATVNGIHELPGAPVPPADPGAQAREVLPAYFGDYEDRFDLRVERPVAVHSVRREDDDPNGRLLVETDNGAWSAQFVVNATGTWTTPFWPRYPGQERFRGRQLHVADYVSADEFAGQRVIIVGAGVSGVQLLDEISHVAETTWMTRREPQWIDQEFDIPTRVAAIAGIEERVRQGLPPGSVISVTGMHWTPWARAAQARGVLVRHPMFTSIDEAGVWMPDGTFRAADAILWATGFRAALDHLAPLRLRVAGGGIRVDESRATDERRLFLIGYGPSASTVGANRAGRAAVTAIVRELADAPVAERVA, from the coding sequence ATGAATTCCCGCCCGCGACCCGTCGACGTCGTCGTCATCGGTGCGGGGCAGGCGGGACTGTCCGCCGCGTACCATCTGCGTCGCCGCGGCGTGGCCCCGGCATCCGCATCACTCGGTCACGACAACCACCGGACGTTCGTCGTCCTCGATGCCAACCCGGCGGCGGGTGGGGCCTGGCAGCACCGCTGGGAGTCGCTGCGCATGGCGACGGTGAACGGCATCCACGAGCTTCCCGGTGCTCCCGTGCCGCCCGCCGATCCCGGGGCGCAGGCGCGCGAGGTCCTGCCGGCGTACTTCGGCGACTACGAGGACCGGTTCGACCTGCGGGTCGAACGCCCCGTCGCCGTGCACAGCGTGCGTCGCGAGGACGACGACCCGAACGGCCGGCTGCTCGTCGAGACCGACAATGGTGCGTGGAGCGCCCAGTTCGTCGTCAACGCGACCGGCACCTGGACCACGCCGTTCTGGCCGCGGTATCCGGGGCAGGAGCGCTTCCGCGGACGCCAGCTGCACGTCGCCGACTACGTGTCGGCCGACGAGTTCGCGGGGCAGCGCGTGATCATCGTGGGTGCGGGGGTGTCGGGTGTCCAGCTGCTCGACGAGATCTCGCACGTTGCCGAGACGACCTGGATGACCCGGCGCGAACCGCAGTGGATCGACCAGGAGTTCGACATCCCGACGCGCGTCGCCGCGATCGCCGGCATCGAAGAGCGCGTCCGGCAGGGTCTGCCGCCGGGCAGCGTCATCTCGGTCACCGGCATGCACTGGACGCCGTGGGCCCGGGCCGCCCAAGCGCGCGGCGTGCTGGTGCGGCACCCGATGTTCACGTCGATCGACGAAGCGGGGGTGTGGATGCCGGATGGCACCTTCCGCGCCGCCGACGCGATCCTGTGGGCGACCGGCTTCCGTGCCGCGCTCGATCACCTCGCCCCGCTGCGGCTGCGTGTGGCCGGCGGCGGCATCCGCGTCGACGAGTCGCGCGCGACGGACGAACGGCGACTCTTCTTGATCGGCTACGGACCATCGGCCTCGACGGTGGGCGCCAACCGCGCCGGCCGCGCAGCGGTCACCGCGATCGTCCGCGAACTCGCCGACGCGCCCGTGGCCGAGCGCGTGGCCTGA
- a CDS encoding ATP-grasp domain-containing protein yields MTDSTPRIGIVVTDAYAADDPDHDTPILLAALETRGAPAEAVVWHSTADLAPYDLLVLRSPWDYPDRPDEFQAWLDRAESATRVVNSPALVRWNLDKQYLRDLEFAGIRAVPTQYGRTAADVLAALSAWTDRRVVVKPAVSAGARDTGLFDAADPAALRLAERIIAGGGVAMIQPEVTELSAGGEKALYSIEGRHTHAIAKGALLEAGGGLIGGVYVEHPEPVETTEAERAFAAEVMDAVCATTGQAMPLYARIDIVDSAEFGLVVLEVELIEPALNLHVAPHATDAVVDAILRAAVH; encoded by the coding sequence GTGACCGACTCGACCCCGCGGATCGGCATCGTCGTCACCGACGCGTATGCCGCCGATGACCCCGACCACGACACGCCCATCCTGCTCGCCGCGCTGGAGACCCGCGGCGCGCCCGCCGAAGCCGTCGTGTGGCACTCGACCGCCGACCTCGCGCCGTACGACCTGCTCGTCCTCCGGTCGCCGTGGGACTATCCCGACCGGCCGGACGAGTTCCAGGCGTGGCTGGACCGCGCCGAGTCCGCGACGCGCGTGGTGAATTCCCCCGCACTCGTGAGGTGGAACCTCGACAAGCAGTATCTGCGCGACCTCGAGTTCGCCGGCATCCGCGCCGTCCCGACGCAATACGGCCGCACGGCCGCTGATGTCCTCGCAGCGCTGTCCGCGTGGACGGATCGCCGCGTCGTCGTAAAGCCGGCGGTCTCGGCCGGCGCCCGCGACACGGGGCTGTTCGATGCGGCCGACCCGGCGGCGCTGCGCCTCGCCGAGCGCATCATCGCCGGTGGCGGTGTCGCGATGATCCAGCCCGAGGTCACCGAGCTCAGCGCCGGCGGTGAGAAGGCGCTGTACTCGATCGAGGGCCGGCACACGCACGCGATCGCGAAGGGCGCGCTGCTCGAGGCCGGCGGCGGGCTGATCGGCGGCGTGTACGTGGAGCATCCCGAACCGGTGGAGACGACCGAGGCCGAGCGTGCGTTCGCTGCCGAGGTGATGGATGCCGTGTGCGCCACGACCGGCCAGGCGATGCCGCTGTATGCCCGCATCGACATCGTCGACTCCGCGGAGTTCGGGCTCGTCGTGCTCGAGGTCGAGCTGATCGAGCCGGCCCTCAACCTGCACGTCGCACCGCACGCGACCGACGCCGTGGTGGATGCGATCCTGCGCGCGGCGGTGCACTGA
- a CDS encoding DUF3054 domain-containing protein, protein MTPRATPASLIGSFALDVVLIVAFAAAGRSSHDSDVLSGLWQTAWPFLAALAAGWIVTRAWRAPAAPIRTGVGVWAVTLVGGMLLRMASGQGTAPPFIIVAALVLGAALVGWRAIAYAAARLRRRTTVD, encoded by the coding sequence ATGACCCCGCGTGCAACCCCGGCATCCCTCATCGGCAGTTTCGCGCTCGATGTCGTGCTGATCGTCGCATTCGCGGCCGCCGGCCGGTCGAGCCATGACTCCGATGTGCTCAGCGGGCTGTGGCAGACGGCGTGGCCGTTCCTCGCGGCGCTCGCCGCCGGCTGGATCGTCACCCGTGCGTGGCGAGCGCCCGCAGCGCCGATCCGCACGGGCGTCGGCGTGTGGGCGGTGACACTCGTGGGCGGGATGCTGTTGCGCATGGCATCGGGTCAGGGCACGGCGCCGCCGTTCATCATCGTCGCGGCACTCGTGCTGGGCGCCGCCCTCGTGGGCTGGCGCGCGATCGCGTACGCGGCGGCGCGGCTGCGGAGGCGGACGACGGTCGACTAG
- a CDS encoding SDR family oxidoreductase, translated as MAWASRSARTVTLPDLHGNTALVTGASDGVGLEIARALAAAGCDVLMPVRNRNKGEIAATRIRASAPDADLSLLDLDLARLESVYALADLLCQEAAPIDVLVLNAGIVMLGDRERHVTEDGFELHFQTNYLGHVALTLGILPLLEAARARVVVQCSLAARVIGLEHHDLQLEGRYTALRAYGSSKVALGLFGTELARHTIARQWGLTVHLCHPGIAPRTAIAPIIRRRHEHGVLGLVMNGIGNSPERAAQPALMAVTTAAEPPAMFAPSGLGQLSGAAARIRTPASISDGHEGARLWDWTRSVLRPDR; from the coding sequence ATGGCGTGGGCCAGTCGAAGCGCGCGCACGGTCACCCTGCCCGACCTGCACGGCAACACGGCCCTCGTCACCGGGGCCAGTGACGGTGTCGGGCTCGAGATCGCCCGGGCACTCGCCGCCGCCGGGTGCGATGTGCTCATGCCGGTGCGCAACCGGAACAAGGGCGAGATCGCCGCGACCCGCATCCGCGCCTCGGCGCCTGACGCCGACCTTTCGCTGCTCGATCTCGATCTCGCGCGACTCGAGAGCGTCTACGCCCTCGCCGATCTGCTGTGTCAGGAGGCAGCGCCGATCGACGTGCTCGTGCTCAATGCCGGCATCGTGATGCTCGGCGACCGCGAGCGTCACGTGACCGAAGACGGATTCGAGCTGCACTTCCAGACGAACTACCTCGGCCATGTGGCGCTCACCCTCGGCATCCTGCCCCTGCTCGAGGCAGCTCGCGCCCGTGTGGTGGTGCAGTGCAGCCTGGCCGCCCGCGTCATCGGGCTCGAGCATCACGACCTGCAGCTCGAGGGGCGCTACACCGCGCTGCGGGCCTATGGGTCCTCGAAGGTCGCGCTGGGCCTGTTCGGCACCGAACTCGCGCGGCACACCATCGCACGACAGTGGGGGCTCACCGTCCACCTGTGCCACCCCGGCATCGCGCCGCGCACCGCCATCGCGCCGATCATCAGGCGCCGACACGAGCACGGTGTCCTGGGACTGGTGATGAACGGGATCGGCAACAGCCCCGAGCGGGCCGCGCAGCCGGCGCTGATGGCGGTGACGACCGCCGCCGAGCCACCCGCCATGTTCGCGCCCTCGGGGCTCGGTCAGCTCTCCGGCGCCGCCGCGCGGATCCGGACCCCGGCATCGATTTCGGACGGGCACGAAGGGGCACGCCTGTGGGACTGGACCCGCTCGGTGCTGCGGCCCGACCGATGA
- a CDS encoding esterase/lipase family protein, whose amino-acid sequence MKPLRIARWWASDYLYAGYGQVRAFLDRRDPSELRTGDARPVIILPGVWETWGFLRPLIDVLRAGGHPVHVLPALGRNGRPIPATAEVVSAYLAEHDVRDVVIVAHSKGGLIGKYVMSRLDPDERVTAMVAVCTPFAGSAYARFMLVPSLRAFLPTDATTLQLLESLEVNTRITTVAGVWDPHIPAAHELAGATNITLDDGGHFRLLASPEVARIVRDVASRP is encoded by the coding sequence ATGAAGCCTCTGCGCATCGCACGGTGGTGGGCCAGCGACTACCTCTACGCCGGGTACGGGCAGGTGCGGGCGTTCCTCGACCGCCGCGACCCGTCCGAGCTGCGCACCGGTGACGCGCGTCCGGTCATCATCCTGCCGGGCGTGTGGGAGACGTGGGGGTTCCTGCGGCCGCTGATCGACGTGCTGCGCGCCGGTGGGCACCCTGTGCACGTGCTGCCCGCGCTGGGCCGCAACGGCCGCCCGATCCCGGCGACGGCCGAGGTCGTCTCCGCGTATCTCGCCGAGCACGACGTGCGCGATGTCGTCATCGTCGCGCACAGCAAGGGCGGGCTGATCGGCAAGTACGTCATGTCCCGACTCGACCCGGACGAGCGGGTGACCGCGATGGTGGCGGTGTGCACGCCGTTCGCCGGCTCCGCCTACGCGCGGTTCATGCTGGTGCCGAGCCTGCGGGCGTTCCTGCCGACCGACGCCACGACGTTGCAGCTGCTGGAGAGCCTCGAGGTCAACACGCGCATCACGACGGTGGCGGGAGTGTGGGATCCGCACATCCCCGCCGCGCACGAACTGGCCGGCGCGACGAACATCACGCTCGATGACGGCGGTCACTTCCGGCTGCTCGCCAGCCCCGAGGTGGCGCGCATCGTGCGCGACGTCGCGAGTCGGCCGTGA
- a CDS encoding bifunctional nuclease family protein has protein sequence MVQVRVAGVALDATGQHVILLKPVDALPGEGTIVPIWIGAQEATSILIAVEGAVAPRPLAHDLMMSLLETLGASVEKVEVTRIDGGTFYAEITLSSLSGIRVVDARPSDAVALASRAGAPIWVADAVFADAGVPDVMAAEETEENLAEFKDFLDHVDPDDFKE, from the coding sequence ATGGTCCAGGTTCGCGTGGCCGGCGTCGCACTCGATGCGACCGGCCAGCACGTCATCCTCTTGAAGCCGGTCGACGCGCTCCCGGGTGAGGGCACGATCGTGCCGATCTGGATCGGGGCGCAGGAGGCCACCTCCATCCTCATCGCGGTAGAAGGCGCCGTCGCCCCGCGCCCGCTCGCGCACGACCTCATGATGTCGCTGCTGGAGACCCTCGGCGCGAGTGTCGAGAAGGTCGAGGTCACCCGCATCGACGGGGGCACCTTCTACGCCGAGATCACCCTGTCGTCGCTGTCCGGCATCCGGGTCGTCGATGCGCGACCCTCGGACGCGGTGGCCCTGGCCTCACGCGCGGGAGCGCCCATCTGGGTCGCCGACGCCGTGTTCGCCGATGCCGGTGTCCCCGACGTCATGGCGGCTGAAGAGACCGAAGAGAACCTCGCCGAGTTCAAGGACTTCCTCGATCATGTCGACCCCGACGACTTCAAGGAGTGA
- the msrA gene encoding peptide-methionine (S)-S-oxide reductase MsrA: MSDTGTITRTPGTETAVLAGGCFWGMEDLIRREPGILSTRVGYTGGQNANATYRNHPGHAEAVEIVFDPAQTTYRDVLAFFFQIHDPSTRDRQGNDIGSSYRSAIFPLSPEQERVARDTIADVDASGLWPGKAVTTIEPEGPFWEAEPEHQDYLIKYPNGYTCHFPRAGWVLPKRAEAPAS, from the coding sequence ATGAGCGACACCGGAACCATCACCCGCACCCCCGGCACCGAGACGGCGGTGCTCGCCGGCGGATGCTTCTGGGGAATGGAAGACCTCATCCGTCGCGAGCCGGGCATCCTGTCCACCCGTGTCGGCTACACCGGCGGGCAGAATGCGAACGCGACCTACCGCAATCACCCGGGCCACGCCGAGGCGGTCGAGATCGTCTTCGACCCCGCGCAGACCACGTACCGCGACGTCCTCGCCTTCTTCTTCCAGATCCACGACCCGTCGACGCGCGACCGGCAGGGCAACGACATTGGCTCGAGCTACCGCTCGGCGATCTTCCCCCTCAGCCCCGAGCAGGAGCGGGTCGCCCGCGACACGATCGCCGACGTCGACGCGTCGGGCCTGTGGCCGGGCAAGGCGGTCACCACGATCGAGCCCGAGGGCCCGTTCTGGGAGGCCGAGCCAGAGCACCAGGATTACCTGATCAAGTACCCGAACGGCTACACGTGCCACTTCCCCCGGGCGGGCTGGGTCCTGCCGAAGCGGGCTGAGGCCCCGGCCTCGTAG